AACCAACAAATTACGAATACTTTCAATGGACGCCCGATCCTTTTCCTGCGCCCTGACCAGAACATCGATTTTGCGATCGCGCAGGGAGTAGCGGGTTGCTAATTCACCTTTAACTTTATTCACCACAATTTGCGCCACGTCAGGAACTTGCAAACCATAAGCAGCCACGCGTTCCCGGTTAAATAAAATTTGGATTTCGGGATACCCGCCCTGCATGGTCGATTTCACATCGGTAAATACCGGATGATCCTGCAATTTTCTGGTAATCTGCTCTGAAAGCTTTTTGAGCCCCTTGAGATCGTAGCCGGAGATTTCGACTTCAATTGGGGTTTTGAAACTAAACAAAGAAGGCCGGGTGAATTTGGTTTCGATACCGGCGATTTGCCGGAAGCGGCCTCGCAAATCAGCCATGAGAACCTCTTCATCGGCGCGGTTTGAACCAGCGGTCATTTTGACTCTCAACTCACCCCAGTTTTCGCCGCCTTCCTCCGGGTTGGCGTCCAGGCGGTTGCCGGTTCCCGAAACCGAGAACATGGTTTGAATTCGATCATGGCCCGCAGCCTTGAGCTGCATGGTTTTGATAATCCTGTCGGTTTTTTCAAGCGGCGTACCCGGAGGCAGCTTGACCTCAACGATAAACTCGCCCTGTGAAAGCTGCGGGATCAGCTCGACGCCAAGCTGCGAAAGCAAAAGAACGCTTAGCAGTAAAAGACCGAACGCCACTCCCAAAGTCGCACCTCTGTGACCCAAAGACCAATGAAGCATTTTGGGGTAAGTGCGATTAACCCACTGATAGCCCTTATCAAAAACTTTTACTAAGGGTTTCATCGCAATGCCCAGAACTTTAGCAAAACCCTTACTTGCGCGATAAATCCACGTTGCTAAAAATGTGGGAATTGTCGTAAAGATAAATCTGAAAAATCCTTTCATAGCTCGAACAACTCTGCCGCGCTTCTTTTCCGGTGGGGAAGTTTCTTCGGCGAAATCATAGTTTTTTTTCTTGCGGCCGCCAACAGAGGCCAGCATCGGAATAATCGTTAAAGCAACTGCTAAAGACGCTAATAGAGAAAACGTGACCGTCAACGCCTGATCGCGGAAAAGCTGTCCTGCAACCCCTTTGACAAACACCAGAGGAAGAAACACAGCTATTGTCGTTAATGTGGACGCAATGACCGCAGTACCGACTTCGCTTGCACCTTGTTTGGCCGCCTCTATAATGCCGGCGCCTTTCTCGCGATGCCGGAAAATACTCTCCAATACCACCACGGAATTATCCACCAGCATCCCTACTCCCAAAGCCAGACCACCCAGCGACATAATGTTAAGAGTGATATCGCCGCCAAACATCAAATTAAAGGTAGCGATAACCGAGATCGGAATTGCCAAACAAATAATCAACGTACTCCAAATATTTCGCAGGAAAAAGTACAGCACGAAAAAAGCGAGAACGCCGCCAAAAACCGCCGCCGAGATGACTTCGTTGACAGCACTGCTAATAAAAACCGCCTGATCATAAACCAAATCCAATTTCGTGTTCGCGGGCAGGATATCATCGAGGCGGCTGACACGCTTCTTGATACCCTCTGAAACCGAGACCGTGTTCGCATCCCCTTCTTTATAAATAGCGATCTCGACAGCCTCTTTGCCATTAATTCTGGTAATGGCTTTGCGCTCTTTATGACCTTCGTAAACCCGCGCGATGTCCTTCAAATAAACTTTTGAGCTTGCATCACTTCTGAGAATAACATTGCGAATCTCATCGATCGTTTTGAATTGGTTGAGCGTGCGCACCAGATATTGATTGGACCCTTCTTTTAAATTGCCGCCCGCTAAGTTGACGTTTTCCCGCCGCAATCGACTGGCGACATCCCGGATGCTTAAACCGAGCTGGTTTAATTTGCCCTGGTCAACTTCGATTTGAATCTCTTCCTCAAGACCCCCGCTGATTTTAACTGCCGCAACTCCGACTGTTGATTCCAATTCCTTCTTTAACTGCTCTTCGGCAAAGGTTCTCAGGTATTTCAGGTTGGTTTCATCGAAAGCTTCATTGTTTGAGCCAGCTGCACCGGCCTCCACACTTGCAAATTTTACCGTTGTTTCTACTGGCTTTGATTCTACATCTCGAGAAAGGGCCAACGTGATAATCGGATCGAGCGATGGGTCAAAACGCAGTACCAGCGGTTTTTTCACTTCGAGGGGCAACTGTAATGCATCCAATTTTTCGCGCACATCCAGGCGCCCCTGATCCATATCCGCGCCCCACTCAAATTCGAGAATCACATCGGACTGGCCGGAACGGGAGATCGAGCGAATCTCGATCAGATTCTTGACAACGCCAAGCGCCTCCTCAACCGGTTTTGTGACCAGGTTTTCAACTTCTATCGGTGCGGCACCGGGATACTCAGTTCGTACGGTTAAAGTCGGGTAAGTTAAATCGGGGAGAAGCGTAACCTCCAGGCGATCGAATGCCACGAAACCAAAAATGACGATCGCCAGCGTAACCATGGAAATGGTGACCCGGCGGCGGATGGAGAGATCTATTATTTTCATTTCTTAAGTTTTTTTTAATAAAAGGGTTCAGTGTCTATTTAAAAAAGATGCTTGATGCTTGATGCTTGATGCTTGATGCTTGATGCTTGATGTTAGATGTTAGCAACCAGCATCCAGCATCCAGAATCCAGAATCCAGAACCTATTGAACAATCTCCACCTTCGAGCTGTCTTTCAAGCCATTTTGTCCGACCACGACCACCTGATCTCCAGGCGACAGGCCGCTTATAATTTCAAAATAGAGATCATTGGAATACCCGGTTTCAACCACTTGTCGTATCGCAGTGGAATCTTTAATGACAAAAACCGTTTCGCTGCCATCTTCGGATAAGATAGCGTGTTTGGGAATGAGCAGGCTATTTTCGTGGGTATCATAAATTATTTTGACGCGCGCAAACATCCCCGGCTTCAAAGCACCATACTCATCTTTTACAGCTACAGTCACTTTTACCGTGCCGCTTTCCGGATCGACGATGGGGCTGATTCGCCAGACGCTGCCTTGATACGCTGTGCCGTTTGTGGCGTCTAAACTGATTTCGGCTTTTTGGCCGGGCTTGATTT
The DNA window shown above is from candidate division KSB1 bacterium and carries:
- a CDS encoding efflux RND transporter permease subunit, translating into MKIIDLSIRRRVTISMVTLAIVIFGFVAFDRLEVTLLPDLTYPTLTVRTEYPGAAPIEVENLVTKPVEEALGVVKNLIEIRSISRSGQSDVILEFEWGADMDQGRLDVREKLDALQLPLEVKKPLVLRFDPSLDPIITLALSRDVESKPVETTVKFASVEAGAAGSNNEAFDETNLKYLRTFAEEQLKKELESTVGVAAVKISGGLEEEIQIEVDQGKLNQLGLSIRDVASRLRRENVNLAGGNLKEGSNQYLVRTLNQFKTIDEIRNVILRSDASSKVYLKDIARVYEGHKERKAITRINGKEAVEIAIYKEGDANTVSVSEGIKKRVSRLDDILPANTKLDLVYDQAVFISSAVNEVISAAVFGGVLAFFVLYFFLRNIWSTLIICLAIPISVIATFNLMFGGDITLNIMSLGGLALGVGMLVDNSVVVLESIFRHREKGAGIIEAAKQGASEVGTAVIASTLTTIAVFLPLVFVKGVAGQLFRDQALTVTFSLLASLAVALTIIPMLASVGGRKKKNYDFAEETSPPEKKRGRVVRAMKGFFRFIFTTIPTFLATWIYRASKGFAKVLGIAMKPLVKVFDKGYQWVNRTYPKMLHWSLGHRGATLGVAFGLLLLSVLLLSQLGVELIPQLSQGEFIVEVKLPPGTPLEKTDRIIKTMQLKAAGHDRIQTMFSVSGTGNRLDANPEEGGENWGELRVKMTAGSNRADEEVLMADLRGRFRQIAGIETKFTRPSLFSFKTPIEVEISGYDLKGLKKLSEQITRKLQDHPVFTDVKSTMQGGYPEIQILFNRERVAAYGLQVPDVAQIVVNKVKGELATRYSLRDRKIDVLVRAQEKDRASIESIRNLLVNPSHLPPIKLAALANVSVAMGPGEIHRVGQERVALVRTNIIGHDLGRAAEAIQEIIQSIQVPEQFDVQVSGQNKEMAVSFRSLQFALLLAVFLVYLVMASQFESLLHPFVIMFTIPLALIGVVLALMVTGSSLSVVVFIGLIMLAGIVVNNAIVLIDYINRLRRKGMAKIEAIKEAGQARLRPILMTMLTTVVGLLPLALGLGEGAEVRAPMAITVIGGLLVSTVLTLVVIPVVYAVVDRKN